The following proteins come from a genomic window of Carassius auratus strain Wakin chromosome 18, ASM336829v1, whole genome shotgun sequence:
- the LOC113118805 gene encoding extracellular calcium-sensing receptor-like, which translates to MESFQHAQTMAFAINEINKNPNLLPNITLGYHLYDNCVMLGMAFRAAISLVSGRERSSSNLNCTGPPPVIGIVGDPSSTPSIAISSVLGLFRVPIVSHYATCSCLSDRKKYPSFFRTIPSDAFQVRAMVQILKHFGWTWVGLLYSDDDYGIYAAQSFHQEMQISGLCVAFSEILPYDNNPRNIQHITGVIQASTARVVVVFSPSSLVISLMEEVVLQNMTGKQWIASESWATSPVFHTSDAIECMVCPVEFWSSPNKDQCVPKEVEFLSYEDPLGISLTTASLLGTCSCALVMVILVHHRNTPIVRANNSELSFLLLLSLKLCFLCVLLFIGQPQLWTCQLRHAVFGISFVLCISSILVKTMVVIAVFKSSYPEGKDAIRWFGAAPQRCTVLVLTAIQVVICAIWLSTASPTPHKNNLYIRSIIVYECAIGSVAGFSMLLGYIGLLATVSFLLAFLARNLPDNFNEAKFITFSMLIFCAVWIAFVPAYVSSPGKYAVAVEIFAILASSFGLLVAIFAPKCYIILLHPERNTKKAIMGRQTK; encoded by the exons ATGGAAAGCTTCCAGCATGCACAGACCATGGCTTTTGCAATAAATGAGATCAATAAGAATCCCAATCTGCTGCCCAATATCACTCTTGGTTACCACCTTTATGACAATTGTGTGATGCTAGGAATGGCGTTCCGAGCTGCTATATCCCTTGTTAGTGGGAGAGAAAGGTCATCCTCTAACCTTAATTGTACTGGCCCTCCTCCCGTGATTGGGATTGTAGGGGATCCAAGTTCAACTCCATCCATTGCAATTTCCAGTGTTCTGGGGCTATTTCGAGTACCTATA GTCAGTCACTATGCCACCTGCTCATGTTTAAGTGACAGGAAAAAGTACCCCTCTTTCTTCAGAACAATCCCCAGTGATGCCTTCCAGGTGCGGGCTATGGTTCAGATCTTGAAGCATTTTGGATGGACCTGGGTTGGTCTCCTCTACAGTGATGATGACTATGGTATCTATGCTGCTCAGTCTTTTCATCAGGAAATGCAGATATCTGGGCTTTGTGTTGCTTTTTCTGAAATTCTGCCCTATGATAACAACCCCAGAAACATTCAGCATATAACAGGAGTGATTCAGGCATCCACAGCTAGagtggttgttgttttttctccttCGTCCCTAGTAATATCTTTGATGGAAGAAGTGGTGTTGCAGAACATGACAGGCAAACAGTGGATTGCAAGTGAATCTTGGGCCACTTCACCTGTGTTTCACACTTCAGATGCTATTGAGTGCATGGTTTGTCCAGTTGAGTTCTGGTCCAGTCCAAATAAGGATCAATGTGTCCCTAAAGAAGTGGAGTTTCTATCCTATGAGGATCCTTTGGGCATCTCTTTGACTACTGCTTCCCTGCTTGGCACCTGTTCCTGTGCTCTTGTGATGGTCATTCTTGTGCATCACCGCAACACTCCCATAGTGCGTGCCAACAATTCAGAGCTCAGCTTCCTGCTGCTTTTGTCACTCAaactgtgttttctgtgtgtgctGCTGTTCATTGGCCAGCCACAGTTATGGACATGTCAGTTAAGACATGCTGTGTTTGGCATAAGCTTTGTCCTGTGTATCTCCAGCATCCTAGTCAAGACTATGGTGGTAATAGCTGTGTTCAAGTCTTCTTATCCAGAGGGGAAGGATGCAATAAGATGGTTTGGAGCTGCTCCACAAAGATGTACTGTTCTGGTCCTAACTGCCATACAGGTTGTGATATGTGCAATCTGGCTATCAACTGCTTCTCCAACACCCCATAAAAATAACCTGTATATCCGGTCTATTATAGTCTATGAATGTGCTATTGGCTCAGTGGCTGGTTTTTCTATGCTGCTAGGATACATTGGACTTTTAGCAACAGTAAGCTTCCTCTTAGCCTTCCTGGCAAGAAATCTTCCAGATAATTTTAATGAAGCAAAGTTCATCACTTTTAGCATGTTAATATTCTGTGCTGTGTGGATTGCATTTGTTCCAGCATATGTAAGCTCACCAGGGAAATATGCAGTGGCTGTGGAGATTTTTGCCATTTTAGCTTCAAGTTTTGGTTTACTGGTGGCCATATTTGCCCCGAAGTGTTACATCATCCTTTTACATCCAGAGAGAAACACTAAAAAAGCAATCATGGGaagacaaacaaaataa